A single window of Malus sylvestris chromosome 5, drMalSylv7.2, whole genome shotgun sequence DNA harbors:
- the LOC126624608 gene encoding uncharacterized protein LOC126624608 isoform X1 — protein MPGSGVIQQLTRYWFWRICCFKGNQRHPYSTACFKGDWGGVLFLVIRNFFFLFFFIFFFKLYFYCFLSVNCFVIKAGLKSMEKQKCILGSLATNANVGRRALANVSNVKGNSSRIVGGTVKVREFNLCSVGTGIKTVNISSRIAFLGKGWESPSQAISKLQTSKRAIKDLKASSENQSGKNYLKGYGHLALRK, from the exons ATGCCGGGATCAG GAGTTATTCAACAGTTAACAAGGTATTGGTTCTGGAGAATATGCTGCTTTAAAGGTAACCAACGGCATCCTTATTCGACTGCTTGTTTTAAGGGGGATTGGGGTGGGGTGTTATTTCTTGTgataaggaattttttttttttatttttttttatttttttttttaaattatatttttactgcTTTCTATCTGTAAATTGTTTTGTTATCAAGGCTGGTTTGAAAAGTATGGAGAAGCAAAAATGCATACTTGGTAGTTTGGCAA CAAATGCAAATGTTGGAAGAAGAGCATTGGCTAACGTCAGCAATGTCAAAGGCAACTCTTCTCGGATTGTAGGAG GAACGGTAAAAGTGAGAGAATTCAATCTTTGCAGCG TGGGTACAGGCATTAAGACTGTGAATATATCATCAAGGATAGCCTTCCTC GGAAAAGGGTGGGAAAGCCCCAGCCAAGCTATTTCTAAGTTACAGACTTCAAAGAGAG CTATTAAAGACTTGAAGGCCTCTTCAGAGAATCAAAGTGGCAAAAACTACTTAAAAGGATATGGGCACTTGGCCCTTCGCAAGTAG
- the LOC126624608 gene encoding uncharacterized protein LOC126624608 isoform X3, producing the protein MEKQKCILGSLATNANVGRRALANVSNVKGNSSRIVGGTVKVREFNLCSVGTGIKTVNISSRIAFLGKGWESPSQAISKLQTSKRAIKDLKASSENQSGKNYLKGYGHLALRK; encoded by the exons ATGGAGAAGCAAAAATGCATACTTGGTAGTTTGGCAA CAAATGCAAATGTTGGAAGAAGAGCATTGGCTAACGTCAGCAATGTCAAAGGCAACTCTTCTCGGATTGTAGGAG GAACGGTAAAAGTGAGAGAATTCAATCTTTGCAGCG TGGGTACAGGCATTAAGACTGTGAATATATCATCAAGGATAGCCTTCCTC GGAAAAGGGTGGGAAAGCCCCAGCCAAGCTATTTCTAAGTTACAGACTTCAAAGAGAG CTATTAAAGACTTGAAGGCCTCTTCAGAGAATCAAAGTGGCAAAAACTACTTAAAAGGATATGGGCACTTGGCCCTTCGCAAGTAG
- the LOC126624608 gene encoding uncharacterized protein LOC126624608 isoform X2, whose amino-acid sequence MPGSGVIQQLTRYWFWRICCFKANANVGRRALANVSNVKGNSSRIVGGTVKVREFNLCSVGTGIKTVNISSRIAFLGKGWESPSQAISKLQTSKRAIKDLKASSENQSGKNYLKGYGHLALRK is encoded by the exons ATGCCGGGATCAG GAGTTATTCAACAGTTAACAAGGTATTGGTTCTGGAGAATATGCTGCTTTAAAG CAAATGCAAATGTTGGAAGAAGAGCATTGGCTAACGTCAGCAATGTCAAAGGCAACTCTTCTCGGATTGTAGGAG GAACGGTAAAAGTGAGAGAATTCAATCTTTGCAGCG TGGGTACAGGCATTAAGACTGTGAATATATCATCAAGGATAGCCTTCCTC GGAAAAGGGTGGGAAAGCCCCAGCCAAGCTATTTCTAAGTTACAGACTTCAAAGAGAG CTATTAAAGACTTGAAGGCCTCTTCAGAGAATCAAAGTGGCAAAAACTACTTAAAAGGATATGGGCACTTGGCCCTTCGCAAGTAG